GCCCTTTGCCGGCTCGAGGGCAAGCAGGCGCAGCCGTGCCAGATTCACGAACATCTGGATGGCCTGGCTTTCCACCATCATCCTGCTGATGGGATCCGGATGGGCGAGTTCTGCTGCAATCAGTTGGAGTGAGGATTCGATCGCTGGATCGCGCACACCAAGGACAGGTTTCAGATCAGGGAAATGATCAATCCCGAAAAATTTCGCGACGAAAGCTCGGCGGATTGCCACCATCAAATAGGAGCCAGTCCTGTCTCCTTCATCCCATCCCCGCCACTCGCGGCAGGCCGGCACGAAGACGATGGAACCGGGGCGGCGGGGTGTAAAGGTGACCCTTTTGCCATCAATGAAATCCTCGCCGACTTTTGCGTCACCCATCAGATTGATCATGATCACGTGGTGCTTGGGCGCAAGCAATGTTTCCTGGCGAAATAAGCCAGTCCGCTTGACGAGATCGGCTCGGACCGTACCCCAATCCATATATCTATGGACCAGTGTTCGCTGCGTGGCCCGGCGAACGTCCTCTGGCCGGAACTCGTCTGTCTGTGACACTATCTGCACGGCCTCGGGAAAATGTGTTGGCAATCCAATCATATAAGAGCGCATCTGAGGTTGTCCGGCAACAAGACATGAACCGCGAGCTGCGATGATGGCACTTTTGTGACATAATGGCAGATCCTCGAAAGCAGGAGTTTTCTCGCGGGTCTAGCGTCCGAATGCACGCTGCGTGTCGGGCGGATCGGCCTCGCTCATAGACGAGGAATTCCACAGATAACTGGACCAGCGTCGCACCGTGATGTCATTCGAACAGGTGTATTGCGATGCAGGATTTCAGCGATTTTTTTCAAGAATGCGATAATGGCCCGCGACTGAACGAACTGACGGGTTTCTTCTCCGATACTGCGGCGGGTAAAAGTGGCTTCCCCTCGCGCAAGCCAGCAGTCGATATGCGGCTTCTGCCCAATGACGATCTTCTTCACCGGCTCATCCAGCTTCATTCGCGCCGCCAGGGTTTTTTCGATCAGCACTATCACGCGAGCATACCCTATCGTCTGGAGGAGGAATGCCGCATGGCGCACGCCTTGCTCCGATACAGCCAGATGCGGTCAGGTGATCTGCAATTTTACAGCCTCGGAACGGCTGAAGGGACGATGGCTCGGGTCGTATCCGAGATGAGCGGCGGCAAGATCCAGTCCCTCGCCTGCAGCCCAAACGAAGAGAACTACAAATGCTTCATGGCATTTGGCGAGCCTCTTGGAGCAAGTTTCTTCCTCGGGCCGTTTCATCGTCTGACCAAGGAGCATCTGCGATCAACCGCCGACCTGGCCCACTTCGCCGATGGGTTCGACATTATTCTGGAGGATACGACATTTCAGATGTACTCCCCCAATCGCCTTGCGCAGATCGAGTTTGTCTCGCAGCACCTCAAGCCCGGGGGCATCTTACTGTTCCTGGAAAAATTTCGAGCTGCCGATCCGCTCGATTATCAGGCACGCGAAGAACAGAAAAACCTCGGCTTCAAGGCCCATTACTTCGGTGCGGACGAAATTGCCCGCAAGACCGAGCTTGTCCTCAACACGATGCACGAGTGCGAGGTGTCGCTGACCGAAATGGCCGAGGCGATATACGCTCAGTTTGATCACTGCCTCGTGACGTGGAATAGCGGCAACTTCTATGGGCTCGCAGCAAGCAATGACGGGGACAACCTTGGTCGGTATCTCGCGGCCATGATGCAGCCGGCGATACCGGTGGAATACGTCTACGAGCCCAGACCCTATTGCGATCTCGCAAGCTGGATGAGGCGCCGCCGTCTGCCAACGTAACAAACCGGTTCGGTGTTTCAGAACGGTCGGCGCTCTCCTTTCGCGGATCCGCCTCCTCGTTTGGAGGCATGAAAGGGGGGCGTCCGCGCCGCCGTGACCACAGACCTCACAGCAGGGAACGTTGAAATCCCGGCCGCGGGCATCCGCTTGCGGATATCTCTGCTCGATCTGGATTTTCCATGGAGCATTGGATGGATCAGTTGATTGGTAACCTCTTGGACTTGAGTGCCGTTGTCCGAAGCCAGGCGACGCTGAAAACGTCGCTGGCAACTCTGGCGGAAAAGTCCGGCTTCAGCGGATATGGCTTTCTCAACCTACGCCCGGGGGATCTCTACGCAATCTCCAACTTCCAGGAGGAATGGCAGATGCGCTATTTTCATGAATCGCTGAGATTTATGGATCCTCGGGTCAGACAGGCTCGAAAGCAACAGTGCGCATTTGTGTGGACAGGAGACCCGAGCCGCGGGCAGCTCTCAGGCGAAGACAAGCGGTTTTATGCCGAGGCCGCACGATATGGCATACGCTCGGGCATCTCCATTCCGGTCCCGATCGCCAACGGGGCACTGGCGATACTGACATTTGCCTCTTCCGAGCCCGTCCAGACGAAACAATGGAGAATCGATTCCGTTGCGGCAGCATCTGCGGCTGCCCAGTTACACATGCTGATCGGCTATCTTCGAGTAACACCTTCCGTTGAGGAACAGATTTACCTCAGTCCAAAGGAAGCAACCTATGCGCGATGGCTTGAGCTTGGCAAGACGGTCGAGGACACAGCCCTGATCGAGGCCGTCAAATATAACACGGTTCGGATTTCGCTTGCCGAGGTGCGGCGGCGTTATGATCTCTGTA
This portion of the Neorhizobium sp. NCHU2750 genome encodes:
- a CDS encoding AraC family transcriptional regulator; the encoded protein is MRSYMIGLPTHFPEAVQIVSQTDEFRPEDVRRATQRTLVHRYMDWGTVRADLVKRTGLFRQETLLAPKHHVIMINLMGDAKVGEDFIDGKRVTFTPRRPGSIVFVPACREWRGWDEGDRTGSYLMVAIRRAFVAKFFGIDHFPDLKPVLGVRDPAIESSLQLIAAELAHPDPISRMMVESQAIQMFVNLARLRLLALEPAKGGLSSFDLRRTVATIESRVADPPSLDELAQEIGLSQRQFFRAFKQSTGKTPHAYMLEHRLERAADLLRTTDRLAIDIALECGFASPSHFTTVFRNAFATSPIEFRRNWRR
- a CDS encoding class I SAM-dependent methyltransferase, whose translation is MQDFSDFFQECDNGPRLNELTGFFSDTAAGKSGFPSRKPAVDMRLLPNDDLLHRLIQLHSRRQGFFDQHYHASIPYRLEEECRMAHALLRYSQMRSGDLQFYSLGTAEGTMARVVSEMSGGKIQSLACSPNEENYKCFMAFGEPLGASFFLGPFHRLTKEHLRSTADLAHFADGFDIILEDTTFQMYSPNRLAQIEFVSQHLKPGGILLFLEKFRAADPLDYQAREEQKNLGFKAHYFGADEIARKTELVLNTMHECEVSLTEMAEAIYAQFDHCLVTWNSGNFYGLAASNDGDNLGRYLAAMMQPAIPVEYVYEPRPYCDLASWMRRRRLPT
- the traR gene encoding transcriptional regulator TraR, which translates into the protein MDQLIGNLLDLSAVVRSQATLKTSLATLAEKSGFSGYGFLNLRPGDLYAISNFQEEWQMRYFHESLRFMDPRVRQARKQQCAFVWTGDPSRGQLSGEDKRFYAEAARYGIRSGISIPVPIANGALAILTFASSEPVQTKQWRIDSVAAASAAAQLHMLIGYLRVTPSVEEQIYLSPKEATYARWLELGKTVEDTALIEAVKYNTVRISLAEVRRRYDLCNNTQLVALAIRRKLI